The following proteins are co-located in the Siansivirga zeaxanthinifaciens CC-SAMT-1 genome:
- a CDS encoding SNF2-related protein: protein MAQGYKGFAQIAREANKRLEELKKQKTMDPLLEERGFIGPNDITSAEYAWEMRKTEYQQIKAIEKTGSPMVLNHADGKQHEYLITEAIKAGKEIPEEVLQDYPWLKAEMQELETVKESESISQTEQPNLLMGDAWFEENPTKILGEQYETTDRFGKPTTKVKGSMDDVITGINVPSVDVPVTHVEALESNIKDDVEHLVKDKVYKENIEQVVQKTKKERAEKELQKAINPDAPMVVAKDNFSFDDIMQQYNKGLTEDEIKAWVWYKRKTNGYNDETVVLAKKNGWSKYVVPLNEVGKQLDKWLKAGVVCYYNGDYMPSVLYYAENIYKRQSVLLREKETIIQTFGEEQYNRQWKGLEAVKPPKLTLTDPRKENRLFIKPTSSFGKEIRVGALTDGTAFTEYNSTTGKWQEGTTDLTDAFKQWLRNQPKDDFKKSSAWDIISYYIDGRTPSRHYDKEEKLRIRQNAKQEGDTFFVEFLAKGLTREDQLKIEQLWNERYNGYVEINYFKIPVAFTCSATFKNKPLFIRPAQREGIGFISVHGSGCIAYDVGVGKTMTAILSLAQALESGQCKRPFIVVPNQTYKNWLSELRGVVEKGQVTLTGVLPQYQVMDLYNLGRDYLEPLMDENGTMQPVPEYSISVLTYEGFNRLAFNDDTWDTIGNELFDILNQGTEEEREKVKLFEKIEEMMGRGVKGGTANIEELGFDYMVVDEAHAMKKSFTQVKGEQQGSGKRERAPYEIKSGQPSMTALRGFMISQYILRNNKMRNVLLLTATPFTNSPLEIYSMLALIGYQQLEKSGVKNIKEFFDTYIKTSLELVINAKLKPERKEIVMGFANLIALQSLIFKFITYKTGEDANIQRPNKIVLPMVNKREGDQVIALSPEEQISTNLPLTPTQRGFMQDVELYVTGRTSLTNFCVNPMGMEEESEDTSKGDAIDESNMSADEEEGARILRGLSFARQLALSPYLYACNPDKNPSYDQYVDSSPKLKYIMECIKSVKRFHEMRGEDVSGQVIYMNAGVSFFPLIREYLIKKIGFKDSEIGIIKSGLSAAKKEGIKEKFLAGTIKVLIGSATIKEGINLQNKATTLYNCWLDWNPTDVKQLEGRIWRFGNRYANVRIVNPLMEDSVDTFIFQKLEEKTSRINEIWYRAGKTNALNLEEFNPAELKMGLVTDPKALAELLLIEEREQIQDEINSLKNQQNVLTDIKSARDNFNSNIEHVNQAVERYKPQKTTDKHGNPIKVQARSIETVLKIYKDYLEDETTQTTYRDQNIYDTVRKANATLKRGLEQVLEPKGYDINFDFEQVNGRINTEIEEKQRILEERTGTEAVSQKAEEIIKDREQKGYKPKSVAERVEEFASLNDKVLTELMVYGGESEKATDTKRAKKGEVLESSADKLDKIRKLRGAFKQMQERLQRIKALKKAA from the coding sequence ATGGCACAAGGATATAAAGGCTTTGCCCAAATCGCACGAGAGGCAAACAAACGATTAGAAGAACTTAAAAAACAAAAAACCATGGATCCACTACTAGAAGAACGAGGCTTTATTGGTCCGAACGACATTACTTCTGCTGAGTACGCATGGGAAATGCGAAAAACAGAATACCAACAAATCAAGGCGATTGAAAAAACCGGTAGCCCAATGGTATTGAATCATGCAGACGGTAAACAGCATGAATACCTGATTACCGAGGCGATAAAAGCAGGCAAGGAAATTCCCGAAGAAGTATTACAGGATTATCCATGGCTCAAAGCCGAAATGCAAGAATTGGAAACCGTTAAAGAAAGTGAATCCATAAGCCAAACAGAACAACCTAATTTACTTATGGGTGATGCTTGGTTTGAGGAAAACCCAACTAAAATTTTGGGAGAGCAATACGAAACAACCGATCGTTTTGGAAAGCCAACTACAAAGGTTAAAGGCTCCATGGATGATGTAATTACAGGTATTAATGTGCCTTCGGTAGATGTTCCTGTAACACATGTGGAAGCTCTTGAATCCAACATCAAAGACGATGTAGAGCATTTGGTAAAGGATAAAGTCTATAAAGAAAATATAGAGCAAGTCGTTCAAAAAACCAAAAAGGAACGAGCGGAAAAAGAACTGCAAAAAGCCATCAATCCGGATGCTCCCATGGTGGTTGCAAAGGATAATTTCTCTTTTGACGACATCATGCAGCAATACAATAAAGGACTTACCGAAGATGAAATTAAAGCGTGGGTTTGGTACAAACGAAAAACCAATGGCTACAATGATGAAACGGTGGTTTTGGCTAAGAAAAACGGTTGGTCAAAATATGTGGTTCCTTTAAACGAAGTAGGTAAACAACTGGATAAGTGGCTCAAAGCCGGAGTGGTTTGCTATTACAATGGCGACTACATGCCAAGCGTACTCTACTATGCTGAAAACATCTACAAACGTCAATCGGTATTGCTGCGTGAAAAGGAAACCATCATTCAAACCTTTGGTGAAGAACAATACAACCGCCAATGGAAAGGACTGGAAGCGGTTAAACCACCAAAACTTACCCTAACCGATCCAAGAAAAGAAAATCGCTTATTTATCAAGCCTACTTCTTCTTTTGGTAAAGAAATTCGTGTTGGAGCATTAACCGATGGAACGGCTTTTACAGAGTACAATTCTACGACTGGAAAATGGCAAGAAGGTACAACGGATTTAACCGATGCCTTTAAACAATGGCTTCGCAATCAACCTAAAGATGACTTTAAAAAATCAAGTGCCTGGGATATTATTTCCTACTATATAGATGGCAGAACACCGTCAAGGCATTACGATAAGGAAGAAAAGCTGCGTATTCGTCAAAATGCCAAACAGGAAGGTGATACTTTCTTTGTGGAGTTTTTGGCAAAAGGACTTACTCGTGAAGACCAGTTAAAGATTGAGCAACTATGGAACGAGCGTTACAATGGTTATGTAGAAATCAACTATTTCAAAATTCCGGTCGCTTTTACTTGTTCGGCTACTTTCAAAAATAAACCACTATTTATCCGTCCGGCTCAACGAGAAGGTATTGGATTTATCAGTGTGCATGGCTCAGGCTGTATTGCCTATGATGTTGGTGTGGGTAAAACCATGACCGCCATTTTATCGCTTGCACAAGCCTTGGAAAGCGGACAATGTAAACGTCCATTTATTGTGGTTCCCAACCAAACCTATAAAAACTGGCTTTCGGAATTACGTGGTGTGGTAGAAAAAGGACAAGTCACTCTTACCGGAGTATTGCCTCAATATCAGGTAATGGATCTCTACAACCTTGGACGAGATTATTTAGAACCCTTAATGGATGAAAACGGCACGATGCAACCTGTTCCTGAATATTCCATTTCGGTACTCACTTATGAAGGTTTTAACCGATTAGCCTTTAATGATGATACATGGGACACTATTGGAAACGAGCTTTTTGATATACTCAATCAGGGAACCGAAGAAGAGCGTGAAAAAGTGAAGCTCTTTGAGAAGATTGAAGAGATGATGGGGCGTGGTGTAAAAGGTGGAACGGCAAACATCGAAGAGCTTGGTTTTGATTACATGGTAGTTGATGAAGCCCATGCCATGAAAAAGTCCTTTACTCAGGTAAAAGGTGAACAGCAAGGAAGTGGCAAACGTGAACGAGCTCCTTATGAAATCAAATCCGGACAGCCCTCCATGACGGCTTTGCGTGGCTTTATGATTAGCCAGTACATTCTTAGAAACAATAAAATGAGAAACGTACTGCTTTTAACCGCTACGCCATTTACTAATTCTCCGCTAGAGATTTATTCCATGCTTGCCCTGATTGGTTATCAGCAATTGGAAAAATCGGGCGTAAAGAACATCAAAGAGTTTTTCGATACCTACATCAAAACCAGTTTGGAATTGGTAATCAATGCCAAGCTCAAACCGGAACGAAAAGAGATTGTGATGGGCTTTGCTAACCTCATTGCTTTGCAATCGCTCATATTCAAATTCATCACTTACAAAACTGGTGAAGATGCCAATATCCAACGTCCGAACAAGATTGTGTTACCGATGGTGAACAAGCGTGAAGGCGACCAGGTTATTGCTCTTTCACCCGAAGAGCAAATCAGTACCAACTTACCGCTTACCCCAACACAAAGAGGTTTTATGCAGGATGTTGAGCTGTATGTAACCGGCAGAACAAGTCTTACCAATTTCTGTGTAAACCCAATGGGTATGGAAGAAGAAAGTGAAGACACTTCCAAGGGCGATGCTATTGATGAAAGCAACATGTCGGCTGATGAAGAAGAAGGTGCAAGAATATTGCGTGGACTGTCTTTTGCAAGGCAATTGGCGTTAAGCCCATACCTCTATGCCTGTAATCCGGATAAAAATCCAAGCTACGATCAATACGTGGATTCTTCTCCCAAGCTGAAATACATCATGGAGTGCATCAAAAGTGTGAAGCGATTCCATGAAATGCGTGGTGAAGATGTGAGCGGACAGGTAATCTATATGAATGCCGGAGTAAGTTTCTTTCCACTTATTCGTGAATACCTGATTAAGAAAATAGGTTTTAAGGATAGCGAAATTGGTATCATCAAAAGTGGATTGAGTGCTGCAAAAAAGGAAGGCATCAAAGAGAAGTTTTTGGCTGGAACCATCAAAGTATTGATTGGAAGTGCCACTATCAAAGAGGGCATCAACCTTCAAAACAAAGCCACGACACTTTACAATTGTTGGCTCGACTGGAACCCAACGGATGTAAAGCAGCTCGAAGGTCGTATTTGGCGATTTGGAAACCGCTATGCCAATGTGCGAATTGTCAATCCGCTTATGGAAGACAGTGTGGATACTTTCATTTTTCAGAAGTTGGAAGAAAAGACAAGCCGTATCAATGAGATTTGGTACAGAGCCGGAAAAACCAATGCTCTGAATTTAGAAGAGTTCAATCCGGCGGAATTAAAAATGGGATTGGTTACCGATCCAAAGGCTTTGGCTGAATTGCTACTTATAGAAGAACGTGAGCAAATTCAGGACGAAATCAATAGCCTGAAAAATCAGCAAAATGTACTCACCGATATAAAGTCGGCTCGTGATAATTTCAATAGCAATATTGAGCATGTCAATCAGGCGGTGGAACGCTACAAGCCTCAAAAGACTACCGATAAACACGGTAATCCGATAAAAGTGCAAGCCCGAAGTATTGAAACCGTGCTAAAAATCTATAAGGACTATTTGGAGGATGAAACTACCCAAACCACTTATCGAGATCAAAACATCTACGATACGGTGCGAAAAGCCAATGCCACTTTAAAACGTGGATTGGAACAAGTACTGGAGCCCAAAGGCTACGACATCAATTTTGATTTTGAACAGGTAAATGGCAGAATCAATACAGAAATTGAGGAAAAGCAACGCATTCTGGAAGAACGCACCGGAACCGAAGCGGTAAGTCAAAAGGCAGAGGAAATCATCAAAGATCGTGAGCAAAAAGGCTATAAACCCAAGTCGGTTGCCGAGCGTGTAGAAGAGTTTGCTTCTCTCAATGATAAGGTACTCACTGAACTGATGGTGTATGGTGGTGAATCGGAAAAAGCAACCGATACCAAACGAGCCAAGAAAGGTGAAGTACTGGAAAGTTCAGCCGATAAGCTAGATAAAATCAGAAAACTACGTGGTGCTTTCAAGCAAATGCAAGAACGACTGCAACGCATCAAAGCCCTGAAAAAGGCTGCATAA
- a CDS encoding zonular occludens toxin domain-containing protein, with protein MKKETTNQDIEQKKSTRGRKPITYSKEDLERQPMLVLICGETGVGKTYRNVTEIRHYMKDDASTGRKGRKVLAFDVNDDDYPMFPTVSPFHIKALTKVQARRIRPIAKNGQNMSIEEKREVVQRMVNQFKNGLLVLEDLDKYMVGAKGQTVVGLLTTNRHNGLDIMISHQSIAKITTTEWQNCTWLRLHHQVDDVSRYESRIPNYFLVRIATYIVDEQYNLANNAFADGSISKDEYKKRRSFFVYVDMRRLKIRGCSRDAFIRACKKFIDTEDQRKIRMMLQERDNQDKPLYKNRSAATVKLITEYLRHHETGPNSPFAS; from the coding sequence ATGAAGAAGGAAACGACTAATCAAGACATAGAACAAAAGAAATCGACTAGAGGCAGAAAGCCCATTACCTATTCCAAAGAAGATTTGGAACGCCAACCCATGTTGGTACTTATTTGTGGTGAAACCGGTGTGGGTAAAACCTATCGCAATGTAACCGAGATACGCCACTACATGAAAGACGATGCCTCTACCGGACGTAAAGGCAGAAAGGTACTGGCTTTTGATGTGAATGATGACGATTACCCGATGTTTCCAACGGTGAGTCCTTTTCATATCAAAGCCCTTACCAAAGTACAAGCTCGTAGGATCCGACCAATAGCCAAAAACGGACAGAACATGAGCATTGAAGAAAAGCGTGAAGTGGTACAACGTATGGTAAACCAATTCAAAAACGGCTTATTGGTACTGGAAGATTTGGATAAATACATGGTAGGTGCAAAAGGTCAAACCGTAGTTGGCTTGCTCACCACTAACCGTCACAATGGACTGGATATTATGATTAGTCACCAGTCCATTGCGAAAATTACCACCACCGAATGGCAAAACTGTACATGGCTCCGTTTGCATCATCAGGTAGATGATGTATCGAGGTATGAAAGCAGAATACCTAATTACTTTTTAGTGCGAATTGCCACCTACATTGTAGACGAACAATACAACCTTGCTAACAATGCCTTTGCCGATGGCAGCATCAGTAAAGACGAATATAAAAAACGCAGAAGCTTCTTTGTGTATGTAGATATGCGAAGGCTTAAAATTCGAGGATGCAGCCGTGATGCTTTTATCCGTGCCTGCAAGAAGTTTATTGACACCGAAGACCAACGCAAAATCCGCATGATGCTTCAAGAAAGGGATAATCAGGATAAACCCTTATACAAAAACCGTTCAGCAGCTACTGTAAAACTCATTACCGAGTACCTACGTCACCACGAAACCGGACCGAATTCTCCTTTTGCATCTTAG
- a CDS encoding PIN domain-containing protein encodes MKPPLKKGSPDDFQTPPEALTPLLPFLKKDWTIWECASGKGNLSTYLKQQGFKVISTDILAGKDFLSYEPKQYDCIITNPPYAFKQEFLERAYCLGKPFAFLLPLTTFETAKRQQYFKHCGLEVIFLDKRINFETPDGSGDGSWFATAWFTNWLKIGKQMSFTSL; translated from the coding sequence ATGAAGCCACCGCTTAAAAAAGGAAGTCCGGACGATTTTCAAACACCACCGGAAGCATTAACCCCATTATTACCATTCTTGAAAAAGGACTGGACAATATGGGAATGTGCCAGTGGTAAAGGAAACTTATCTACCTATCTCAAACAGCAAGGTTTTAAGGTGATTAGCACCGACATACTTGCCGGAAAAGACTTTTTGAGCTATGAACCCAAGCAATACGACTGCATCATTACCAATCCACCTTATGCTTTTAAACAAGAATTTTTAGAACGAGCTTACTGTTTAGGCAAGCCCTTTGCCTTTCTACTGCCTCTCACCACTTTTGAAACCGCCAAACGCCAACAATATTTTAAGCATTGCGGACTGGAAGTGATATTCCTAGACAAACGTATCAACTTTGAAACTCCTGATGGCTCTGGAGACGGCTCATGGTTCGCTACCGCTTGGTTTACCAATTGGCTCAAAATTGGTAAGCAGATGAGTTTTACCTCTCTTTAA
- a CDS encoding restriction endonuclease subunit S codes for MNNVKISDIAQLQFGLYSKSSEEGDVKYLQAKHFDDSGILVEEIDTLLTKDDKNVSHLLQDGDVLFVGKGFRNFAWTYTTSIGEAIASSIFFVIRPNQSIAFPEFLATLFNTAKYQAYFQSMGAGSKITSIRKSELEAVTINLPDLETQKKIVELKRLHQRDMVLSKEIIEEKEIRFQSVINQLLNT; via the coding sequence GTGAACAATGTAAAAATATCAGATATTGCACAGCTTCAATTTGGCTTATACTCCAAGTCTTCCGAGGAAGGCGATGTGAAGTATTTACAAGCTAAACACTTTGATGATTCCGGTATTTTAGTGGAGGAGATTGATACGCTTCTAACCAAAGACGATAAAAACGTATCTCATCTATTACAGGATGGAGATGTATTATTCGTTGGTAAAGGGTTCCGAAATTTTGCATGGACTTACACAACTTCAATAGGTGAAGCTATTGCTTCGTCTATCTTCTTTGTAATTCGTCCAAACCAATCTATTGCTTTCCCTGAATTCCTTGCTACGCTTTTTAATACAGCCAAATACCAAGCTTATTTTCAAAGCATGGGGGCAGGAAGTAAAATCACATCCATTCGTAAATCGGAATTGGAAGCGGTAACAATCAATCTTCCTGATTTGGAAACGCAGAAAAAAATTGTTGAACTAAAAAGATTGCACCAAAGAGATATGGTGCTTTCAAAAGAGATAATCGAAGAAAAAGAAATCAGGTTTCAATCTGTAATTAATCAATTGCTAAATACATAA
- a CDS encoding type I restriction-modification system subunit M: MGHKITQKEINQTVWKACDTFRGVVDPSQYKDYVLTMLFVKYVSDVWKDKRDLYTEKYNGDEQRIVRALRNERFQVPDNCTFEYLFDNRNAANLGELINTALEGMEDANRSKLDRVFRNIDFNSESNLGRTGDRNRRLKNLLVDFANLDLQPSHLEGNDIIGDSYEYLIAMFADSAGKKAGEFYTPSEVSTLLAKLVQPQAGDRICDPSCGSGSLLIKASKEVGSNNFSLYGQEINGSTWALARMNMFLHEIDNATIEWGDTLNNPRLIEGDSLMKFNVVVANPPFSLDKWGADNATADQYNRFHRGVPPKSKGDYAFISHMIETTYEDTGRMGVIMPHGALFRGSSEGKIREQLINENLLEAVIGLPSNLFFGTGIPACILIYNRAKGSNKDVLFLDASNAYEAGKNQNRLRPQDIEKILNTYIAFKNGETVTGDEGEVIEDKYAYRATIKEIKENDYNLNIPRYVDTFEEEEPVDIAETQQKITTLKQELTQVESKMEAYLKELGF; encoded by the coding sequence ATGGGACATAAAATAACACAAAAGGAAATCAATCAGACTGTATGGAAGGCATGCGACACATTTAGAGGCGTGGTAGATCCTTCGCAATACAAAGACTATGTACTAACAATGCTATTTGTTAAGTATGTCTCAGATGTGTGGAAAGATAAAAGGGATTTATATACTGAAAAGTATAATGGTGACGAACAGCGAATTGTCAGAGCTTTGAGAAATGAGCGTTTTCAGGTTCCTGACAATTGCACTTTTGAATACCTGTTTGACAACCGTAACGCAGCCAATCTTGGTGAGTTGATTAATACCGCTTTGGAAGGCATGGAAGATGCTAACCGAAGCAAGCTTGACCGTGTATTTAGAAATATTGACTTCAACTCTGAATCTAACCTTGGTAGAACCGGAGATAGAAACAGAAGATTAAAAAACCTATTGGTTGATTTTGCTAACCTAGACTTGCAACCTTCACACCTAGAAGGCAACGATATTATTGGCGATTCTTACGAATACCTTATTGCCATGTTTGCTGATTCGGCAGGTAAGAAAGCAGGGGAATTTTACACCCCTAGCGAAGTATCTACACTACTAGCCAAACTGGTGCAACCACAAGCCGGAGACCGTATCTGTGATCCAAGTTGTGGTTCGGGTTCTTTGTTGATTAAGGCTTCAAAAGAAGTAGGAAGCAATAACTTCTCTTTGTACGGACAAGAGATAAATGGAAGTACCTGGGCGTTGGCACGTATGAACATGTTCTTACATGAAATAGACAATGCCACTATTGAATGGGGAGATACCTTAAACAATCCTCGATTGATTGAAGGTGACAGCTTAATGAAGTTTAACGTGGTAGTAGCAAATCCTCCGTTTTCATTAGACAAATGGGGAGCAGACAACGCTACTGCCGACCAATACAATCGTTTCCATCGTGGCGTTCCTCCAAAAAGTAAAGGTGATTATGCCTTTATCAGCCACATGATTGAAACGACTTATGAGGACACTGGACGTATGGGTGTAATTATGCCTCATGGAGCTTTGTTTAGAGGAAGTAGCGAGGGGAAAATCAGAGAACAATTGATTAACGAAAACCTATTGGAAGCGGTAATAGGATTGCCTTCTAACTTGTTTTTTGGAACCGGTATTCCTGCCTGTATTTTGATTTACAACCGTGCTAAAGGCAGTAACAAAGATGTGTTGTTTTTGGATGCAAGTAATGCCTATGAAGCAGGAAAAAACCAAAACCGATTAAGACCACAGGATATTGAGAAAATCCTGAACACTTACATCGCTTTTAAAAATGGTGAGACTGTAACGGGTGATGAAGGAGAAGTGATTGAGGATAAATACGCATACAGGGCAACCATCAAAGAAATCAAGGAAAACGACTACAACCTGAACATTCCTCGCTATGTGGACACCTTTGAAGAAGAAGAACCGGTAGATATTGCCGAAACGCAGCAAAAGATAACTACCCTGAAACAGGAATTAACACAAGTGGAAAGTAAAATGGAAGCTTATTTAAAGGAATTGGGATTTTAA
- a CDS encoding restriction endonuclease subunit S produces the protein MSNVTEIEKGYKKTSMGILPDDWEVVHIEDVAFVDKESLNGNTDPDYTFEYISLSDVDEKVYSTNTVQFKNAPSRARRLVFGGDIIMSTVRPNLQGFAMIKEDKRPLVASTGFAVITANKIESTYLFQSLFSDVFSKQFYQLTVGSNYPAINSSDVRKLKVPFPPVPEQQKIAEILSTWDDAIRITKDSILETKKRNKGLAQQLLTGKKRLNGFSEEWNEVKLGDIAERITRKNEELDDTVVTISAQRGFVLQEDFFKKRVASDTLSGYYLIHEGEYAYNKSYSNGYPMGAFKRLDDFPKAVVTTLYICFKLKESVNSDFVNQFFQAGLMVKGLSRIAQEGGRAHGLLNISLGDFFSLKLFIPEVKEQQAIASILQNAEQELKIQQQKLTNLQEQKKGLMQKLLTGEVRVKID, from the coding sequence ATGAGTAACGTAACCGAAATAGAAAAAGGCTATAAAAAGACATCTATGGGAATTCTTCCTGATGACTGGGAAGTAGTTCATATTGAAGATGTTGCTTTTGTTGATAAGGAAAGCCTCAATGGCAATACTGATCCTGACTATACTTTTGAGTATATATCGCTTTCTGACGTAGATGAAAAAGTTTATTCAACAAATACTGTTCAGTTTAAAAATGCACCTTCTCGTGCTAGAAGACTTGTGTTTGGCGGTGATATAATTATGTCAACTGTGAGACCTAATTTACAAGGTTTTGCAATGATTAAAGAAGACAAACGTCCTCTAGTAGCTTCGACTGGTTTTGCCGTAATTACAGCCAATAAAATTGAAAGCACGTATCTTTTTCAGTCACTTTTTAGCGATGTCTTTTCTAAGCAATTTTATCAGTTAACTGTAGGTTCAAATTATCCAGCAATTAATTCGTCAGATGTTAGAAAACTAAAAGTTCCTTTCCCTCCCGTCCCTGAACAACAAAAAATTGCAGAAATACTCAGTACTTGGGATGATGCAATTAGAATAACCAAAGATTCCATTCTTGAAACTAAAAAAAGAAACAAAGGTCTTGCACAACAACTTCTTACAGGAAAAAAAAGGCTGAATGGATTTAGTGAGGAGTGGAACGAAGTGAAATTGGGGGATATTGCTGAAAGAATTACCCGAAAAAATGAAGAATTAGATGATACTGTAGTCACAATATCAGCTCAACGTGGATTTGTTTTACAAGAAGACTTTTTCAAAAAAAGAGTGGCGAGTGATACCCTTTCAGGGTATTATCTAATTCATGAAGGAGAATATGCATACAATAAGAGTTATTCAAACGGTTATCCGATGGGTGCTTTTAAACGCCTAGATGATTTTCCAAAGGCAGTTGTAACTACCCTTTACATCTGTTTTAAATTAAAAGAATCTGTTAACTCTGATTTTGTTAATCAATTTTTCCAAGCAGGATTAATGGTTAAAGGCTTATCTAGAATTGCCCAAGAAGGAGGCCGAGCACATGGCCTTTTAAACATCAGTCTTGGTGATTTTTTTAGTTTAAAACTATTCATACCTGAGGTAAAAGAGCAACAAGCAATTGCCTCCATACTTCAAAATGCAGAACAAGAACTAAAAATTCAACAACAAAAATTAACAAACCTTCAAGAGCAAAAGAAAGGCTTAATGCAAAAGCTTTTGACTGGTGAAGTGAGAGTTAAAATTGATTGA
- a CDS encoding DUF3644 domain-containing protein, translated as MKREVKTLLSKSTDSILVAIEHFNRPFDVGRQETVLIMLDRGFELFLKASILHKGGAIRNKDEKNTLGFDRCLRKCVSETELKCFSEQEALQIQMINSLRDAAQHFYMEISEQQFYIHTQAGITLYARKLNEIFKTKLSDYLPERVLPVSTLPPDDFGGLFTHEFKEIVELLKPKSRKKSNAIAKLRAFAIVESSLEGETTQPSEVELKNIAKRIQKKEDWKSIFPNIKTLSLNPSGNGFEISLKLTKGEGEAIHLVDEGNPNAKTIAIRKVNELAFYSLGLKSLAEKLSLTQPKLLAVIEHLKIQENPDFFKLIQVRSQKHKSYSPKALDYLKKKLPELDIKEIWNNRKK; from the coding sequence ATGAAAAGAGAAGTAAAAACCTTATTATCTAAATCTACTGATTCTATTCTTGTTGCAATAGAACATTTTAACAGACCTTTTGATGTCGGACGTCAAGAGACTGTATTAATTATGTTAGACAGAGGTTTTGAACTCTTCCTAAAGGCTTCAATTTTACACAAAGGCGGAGCGATTAGAAATAAAGACGAGAAAAACACCTTGGGTTTTGATCGCTGTTTAAGAAAATGTGTAAGCGAGACTGAATTAAAATGCTTTAGTGAACAGGAGGCTTTACAAATTCAAATGATTAACTCGCTTCGTGATGCAGCACAGCATTTTTACATGGAAATCTCGGAACAACAGTTTTACATACATACGCAAGCCGGAATAACCTTATATGCAAGAAAATTGAATGAAATATTCAAAACAAAGCTTAGTGATTATTTACCTGAAAGAGTTTTGCCGGTTTCAACTCTACCTCCCGATGATTTTGGTGGATTATTTACACATGAGTTTAAAGAAATCGTAGAGCTATTAAAACCAAAATCAAGAAAAAAAAGCAACGCAATTGCGAAGCTAAGAGCGTTTGCAATCGTAGAATCTTCTTTAGAAGGAGAAACAACTCAGCCTTCTGAAGTAGAGTTGAAAAATATAGCGAAGAGAATTCAAAAGAAAGAAGATTGGAAATCCATTTTCCCAAATATTAAAACTTTAAGCTTAAACCCATCTGGTAATGGATTTGAAATATCTTTAAAACTTACGAAAGGCGAAGGAGAAGCCATCCATTTGGTTGACGAGGGAAATCCAAATGCAAAGACAATTGCAATTAGAAAAGTTAATGAATTAGCATTTTACAGTTTAGGATTAAAAAGTCTTGCAGAAAAACTATCGTTAACTCAGCCAAAACTACTTGCAGTAATAGAACATTTGAAAATTCAAGAGAATCCTGATTTTTTTAAACTTATACAGGTTCGTTCGCAAAAGCATAAATCATACAGTCCAAAGGCATTGGATTATTTAAAGAAAAAACTCCCTGAGCTAGACATTAAGGAAATCTGGAATAATAGAAAGAAGTAA
- a CDS encoding DUF2188 domain-containing protein — MAKKNSTRQVVPNQDGGWSSKKGGADRASRNFETKKQAEQWSRDLSRKEGSELVIHKKDGTIQRKDSHGNDPYSPKG, encoded by the coding sequence ATGGCAAAGAAAAATAGTACAAGACAAGTAGTTCCCAACCAAGATGGAGGTTGGAGTTCTAAAAAAGGTGGAGCAGATAGAGCTTCCAGAAATTTTGAAACTAAAAAGCAGGCTGAACAATGGTCTAGAGACCTTAGCCGTAAAGAAGGTTCTGAATTGGTAATCCACAAAAAAGATGGAACCATCCAAAGAAAAGACAGTCACGGAAACGATCCATATTCACCAAAAGGTTAA